The following are from one region of the Pocillopora verrucosa isolate sample1 chromosome 3, ASM3666991v2, whole genome shotgun sequence genome:
- the LOC136279654 gene encoding endonuclease/exonuclease/phosphatase family domain-containing protein 1-like: protein MGCKCSKFYRRTRNETKKTTGIEIKGTGSGINDERNQESGSELEERQPLTVCAEDQEAKNRLTQVGINEEIANELLLLRGKGSLKTTRDIVAVLEKYNADYKVAIEQLDGNTLVRVNSLGNLSVEKVEKKGIFSFKSVEEKGFVDSEEKIDINTASVELLESIKGIGSILAGRIVAHREEHGPFAELGDIVSVIGVSKKLLDNVMSQVTVTSAKIPKIPKITPYLINNNTLRIASWNLQSFSSDKADNAGVKEVICCTVLENGLDILAIQEIGDTNALIKIKDELNSPTSETVKTLKTVEQHWECCISDISGKMFRVLQIFLYAVLFSGLVSREIRYNLGELSFRLRETLAKILLHFTLFTMSSTKISLFCVVIVPLTNRFSFSLSSVGEKNMMVLGDFNLGPDLDMEEFDAMREGGLANLISASTFTNISTKNMEGSKNYDNIWISKHAKSNHFTGKSGVIRERLTHPSIPDGRWSWNGVVSDHCPVWAEFYCDRDFDDTEGLVSVEDIAIDGKEIID from the exons ATGGGCTGTAAATGCTCAAAGTTTTATCGACGAACTcgaaatgaaacaaagaaaactacaGGAATCGAGATTAAGGGGACTGGTAGTGGGATaaatgatgaaagaaatcaAGAGTCAGGTTCAGAGCTCGAAGAGCGCCAACCTTTAACCGTATGTGCGGAAGATCAAGAAGCGAAAAACAGACTTACTCAAGTCggaataaatgaagaaattgcGAACGAGCTTCTACTATTGCGTGGAAAAGGTTCTCTCAAGACCACCAGAGATATTGTTGCTGTTTTGGAAAAATATAATGCGGACTACAAAGTTGCAATTGAGCAGCTGGATGGCAACACTCTTGTTAGAGTGAACTCTTTGGGTAATCTTAGTGTTGAAAAGGTCGAGAAAAAAggtatttttagttttaaaagcgTTGAGGAAAAAGGATTTGTGGATTCGGAGGAGAAAATAGATATAAACACAGCATCTGTGGAGCTTTTAGAGTCTATAAAAGGCATCGGATCAATTCTTGCTGGAAGGATTGTAGCACACAGAGAAGAACATGGCCCATTTGCTGAGCTAGGAGACATTGTTTCAGTCat AGGAGTGAGCAAaaaacttttggacaatgtaATGTCACAAGTGACCGTTACATCAGCAAAGATTCCTAAGATCCCCAAAATTACTCCCTACTTAATTAATAACAATACCTTGCGGATTGCATCATGGAATTTGCAGTCCTTTAGTTCTGATAAAGCAGATAATGCTGGAGTTAAAGAGGTTATCTGTTGTACAGTTTTAGAGAATGG ACTTGATATACTTGCTATCCAAGAGATTGGTGACACTAATGCTTTGATTAAG ATCAAAGATGAACTGAACAGCCCAACAAGTGAAACTGTAAAGACCTTGAAAACTGTTGAACAGCACTGGGAATGTTGCATTTCAGATATTTCAGGCAAAATGTTTCGGGTACTGCAAATTTTCTT atatgcTGTCCTTTTCTCTGGACTGGTTAGCAGAGAAATACGTTACAACTTGGGGgaactatcgttcagattaaGGGAGACGTTGGCTAAAATATTGTTACACTTTACCTTGTTTACCATGTCCTCAACAAAAATATCACTTTTCTGCGTGGTCATTGTCCCATTAACGAATAGGTTTTCTTTCTCACTGTCATCTGTAGGAGAGAAAAACATGATGGTTCTTGGAGATTTTAACCTTGGACCAGATCTAGATATGGAAG AATTTGATGCCATGCGGGAAGGTGGGCTTGCTAATTTGATTTCAGCGTCCACTTTCACCAACATAAGCACCAAAAACATGGAAGGATCCAAGAATTATGATAACATCTGGATCAGCAAGCATGCTAAATCAAACCATTTTACTGGGAAGTCAG GAGTGATCAGGGAGCGTCTCACCCACCCCTCCATACCTGATGGTCGGTGGAGCTGGAATGGTGTCGTCTCCGATCATTGTCCGGTTTGGGCCGAGTTCTATTGCGATCGAGATTTCGACGACACCGAAGGCCTTGTGAGTGTCGAGGACATCGCTATTGATGGAAAGGAAATTATCGACTAA
- the LOC136279656 gene encoding uncharacterized protein: MHHKRLSIRGPGQEILQPSFSAGDFRSYKSIPHKSSGEENVAEETASIERDQAAGVYSCPQDGCTRVFQRLSALEKHLSLEKCTRVPEKNSLMDLAKIGYKSYLEEGVGKLPSLQAPVRQEDSRVSLKEGWALRVVRKAYRFSEKQKSYLLSKFRIGQTTGHKLDAEVVAREMRRARGTDGARLFQSSEFLTTTQITSFFSRQSALVRQRDPDEADIRAAQEESNFSEAKETVASIQLDHPLIYDQYDLCEVALNDSLKILKLPMLQHMCEDLGLDIPSKPMRKKAPYLALLKEIVSKCTCQKSS; encoded by the exons ATGCATCATAAAAGACTTTCCATAAGAG GTCCTGGACAAGAGATTCTGCAGCCATCATTTTCTGCAGGAGATTTCCGTTCCTATAAAAGTATCCCCCACAAATCGTCAGGGGAAGAAAATGTGGCTGAAGAGACAGCTTCCATAGAACGTGACCAGGCAGCAGGGGTGTATTCATGTCCTCAAGACGGCTGCACTCGtgtttttcaaaggctttcagCCTTAGAAAAGCACTTGTCACTTGAAAAATGTACCAGGgtaccagaaaaaaattctttaatggACTTGGCAAAAATTGGCTACAAATCGTATTTGGAGGAAGGTGTGGGAAAGCTGCCATCGCTTCAAGCCCCTGTACGACAGGAAGATTCTCGTGTTTCTCTGAAAGAAGGATGGGCTCTTAGAGTAGTAAGGAAGGCTTACAGGTTCAGTGAAAAGCAAAAGTCATACCTTTTATCTAAATTTCGAATAGGGCAGACGACAGGCCACAAGCTTGACGCAGAGGTAGTTGCTCGAGAAATGCGTCGTGCCCGGGGCACCGATGGTGCACGACTATTCCAGTCATCAGAATTCCTCACAACCACCCAGATCACCTCCTTCTTCTCAAGACAGAGTGCCTTAGTACGCCAGAGAGATCCTGATGAGGCTGATATCCGAGCAGCTCAAGAGGAGAGTAATTTTAGCGAAGCAAAGGAGACTGTTGCTTCAATACAACTTGACCATCCCCTGATCTACGATCAGTACGATCTTTGTGAAGTGGCGCTAAATGACTCTTTGAAGATCTTGAAGCTACCCATGCTGCAGCACATGTGTGAAGACCTTGGCCTCGATATACCATCAAAGCCCATGCGTAAAAAGGCCCCGTACTTGGCTCTACTGAAAGAGATTGTCAGCAAATGTACTTGCCAAAAGTCATCGTGA